In Balearica regulorum gibbericeps isolate bBalReg1 chromosome 2, bBalReg1.pri, whole genome shotgun sequence, one DNA window encodes the following:
- the RIOK3 gene encoding serine/threonine-protein kinase RIO3, with protein sequence MGSLTAGDERREWGRTRKGSHSERRCLEESPRCRRRRCRAARPPLHAQMDPVGVAAAPDAGSGPAWQSKCPWGAPNTTSISCSLADVMSEQLAKELQLEEENAAFPEVVAVAEGPFITGENIDTSSDLMLAQMLQMEFDREYDAQLRREEKKINGDSKVSISFENYRKVHPYDSDSSEDEVDWQDTRHDPYRADKPTTTPRKGFIGKGKDITTKHDEVVCGRKNTARMENFAPEFQVGDGIGMDLKLSNQVFNALKQHAYSEERRSARLHEKKEHSTAEKAVDPKTRLLLYKMVNAGMLETITGCISTGKESVVFHAYGGNATEDKVIPPECAIKVFKTTLNEFKNRDKYIKDDYRFKDRFSKLNPRKIIRMWAEKEMHNLTRMQNAGIPCPQVVMLKKHVLVMSFIGQDQVPAPKLKDVTLSSEDMKKAYYQILNMMQQLYKECNLVHADLSEYNMLWHDGKVWLIDVSQSVEPTHPHGLEFLFRDCRNVSQFFQKGGVAETLNERELFNAVSGLNITADNEVDFQAEIEALEKMNEDHVQNHGKKLSMFSSDGDPPIYDE encoded by the exons ATGGGGAGCCTTACGGCAGGTGACGAGAGGAGAGAATGGGGGAGAACCCGGAAGGGTTCGCATTCGGAGCGTCGCTGCCTTGAGGAgagcccccgctgccgccgTCGCCGTTGTCgtgccgcccgcccgcccttGCATGCGCAGATGGACCCGGTAGGAGTCGCCGCCGCCCCCGACGCCGGGTCGGGCCCCGCCTGGCAGAGCAAG TGTCCATGGGGAGCCCCTAACACAACATCAATATCATGTTCCCTTGCTGATGTAATGAGTGAACAGCTGGCAaaagagctgcagctggaagaagaaaatgctgcttttcctgaagTGGTTGC TGTTGCTGAAGGACCGTTTATTACAGGAGAAAATATTGACACTTCTAGTGACTTGATGCTAGCTCAGATGCTGCAGATGGAATTTGACAGGGAATATGATGCACAGCTTCGGCGTGAAGAGAAGAAGATCAATGGAGACAGCAAAG tCTCCATATCCTTTGAAAATTATCGGAAGGTACATCCCTATGACAGTGACAGCTCAGAAGATGAGGTTGATTGGCAGGATACTCGTCATGATCCTTATAGAGCAG ATAAGCCTACTACTACACCGAGAAAGGGCTtcataggaaaaggaaaagacattaCTACTAAACATGATGAAGTGGTATGTGGAAGAAAGAACACTGCTCGCATGGAAAAT TTTGCACCTGAATTCCAAGTTGGGGATGGAATTGGGATGGACTTAAAGCTGTCAAATCAAGTCTTCAATGCCTTAAAGCAGCATGCCTACTCTGAGGAACGTCGAAGTGCAAGGCTCCATGAAAAGAAGGAGCACTCCACTGCT GAGAAAGCAGTGGATCCTAAAACACGTTTACTTCTGTACAAGATGGTCAATGCTGGGATGCTGGAGACCATCACAGGCTGCATCAGCACAGGAAAAGAATCTGTTGTTTTTCATGCATATGGAGGAAA TGCAACTGAAGATAAAGTTATACCTCCAGAATGTGCCATCAAAGTGTTTAAAACAACTCTTAATGAATTCAAGAACCGTGACAAATATATTAAGGATGACTACAGATTTAAAGACCGCTTCAGTAAATTGAATCCACGAAAGATTATTCGTATGTGGgctgagaaagaaatgcataacTTGacaag AATGCAAAATGCAGGAATTCCTTGTCCTCAAGTGGTTATGCTTAAGAAACACGTCTTGGTTATGTCTTTCATTGGCCAGGATCAAGTCCCAGCTCCTAAACTAAAGGATGTAACACTTAGTAGTGAAGATATGAAAAAGGCCTACTATCAGATTCTTAAT ATGATGCAGCAGTTGTATAAGGAGTGCAACCTGGTCCATGCTGATCTGAGTGAATATAATATGCTTTGGCATGATGGGAAG GTCTGGCTTATTGATGTCAGTCAGTCCGTGGAGCCAACCCATCCTCATGGACTCGAGTTTTTGTTCAGAGACTGTAGGAATGTTTCACAG TTCTTCCAGAAAGGAGGTGTGGCAGAAACACTTAATGAGCGTGAACTCTTCAATGCTGTCTCAGGTTTAAATATTACAGCTGACAATGAAGTAGACTTCCAAGCAGAG ATTGAAGCTTTGGAGAAGATGAATGAAGATCATGTGCAGAATCACGGAAAGAAACTGTCAATGTTTTCAAGCGATGGAGACCCCCCTATATATGATGAATAG